The Pyxicephalus adspersus unplaced genomic scaffold, UCB_Pads_2.0 Sca3511, whole genome shotgun sequence genome includes the window tcaggggtgtcaaaccctggcctgctggccaaatctggcccgaaACGTCCTTTtcttggcccccaaaagaattcttaaaatgaattgcagctggcccgctgcttcTATggattgcagcgagtgatgccgctactacaattcccggaatcactcgcgtctataaaccagcggcctctctgcctatgcgtggccccgcattggactgttggACTGTTCCCGTAGACCCAGGCAACATAGACAGTAACCCAATGGCAGGCTCAACAGGAATCGAGCTCCACATTACCCTTTACCATTCTTTTAATACCATTCACCCAGTGCATACAAGCTAGGCCTTGCAGTGCTCTGTGGGTTCCCAGTGAGGAGCATCTGAAGCTCAACATTATCACTATGCAGATACAAACCACCCTCCAAACCTAAAGCAAGGGTCTCGACCATTCATTTCTCCCTGATTCCATTCCAGAGCCTAGAACCAGGGTTACCTTTATTCTTCTGATTTGGTAACACTCATGCAGCCTGTATACCCCACACCTAGAGCCCGGTCTTTAATTGCCCCACAATCAGCATTCACGTCATCAGAGAACCTTACACCATGACCACTGGTAACCCAACCATCTGCAGCTAACAAATTGTAACTAAAGCCTACAAATATGCAAAGCTACAAAAAATCTTGCTAATCAGACTGCACACTCACTTAGGCATTTGTTGCTCTTCAGTAGTCCACTACTATGAAATGCTCTTAGCCACATGGAAAGGAAAATTGTGCCCATCCTAGGCACACAAGTCTGCTCCAATACTTCTTTCTTTATTAGCGAACTTCCAAATTCTTTGTAGAATGATGTTCATCTTTCACCAACTGGTGCCCTTCTCATTATTGAGAACCTCTGTTAACATTCTACATTGGGAAAGTAGGGTCAAACCTCATTAATCCATTCATCTATGTTTTTAAGGAGCCTTCAGTGACCTCCGTATCTGAACTGTGGGGGGCAGCCCAAGGGAGGGCACaccaaaaaacaattatttctgcTTTCTATTCATTTTTCATCGGCAGCGAAGCTTACCACGTGATTAATTTTGTTCTCCTAAATATCTGTTGCTGacatatttatatcattatttttcttACTAACATTggaatatctatatatattttgcagatttCCTGCCCTTCAGTCATGACAAACATCTCAGTCATCCAACGAAATACAACTCAGGTAGCCAGCAGTAATAATTTGGAGATTATGAACTTGGCCCTAATGGGAATAACACTTGCAAGTTTTGTATTCTTCTCCTATTTCATGGCAGTCATGCTGAGCGTCTACTTCACCAGCAATGTTGCCCGTCAAGAAGTTCGCTATGTCTTGTTTGCCCACATGCTGGTTAATGACGCCGTCTATCTCTTTATTAGTCTACTTTTGTTCCTAATGGTGACTTATCCCAACAAGTTCCCTGTACCGATCTGCTACATCATGGTCTTCGTGACCTCTACCACTATGAAGATCACTCCCTACAACTTGGCTATCATGTCTCTGGAACGTTATTTTGCCATATGCTTCCCGCTACGATACAAAGAGATCTGCACTTTGCACAGAATGG containing:
- the LOC140321412 gene encoding odorant receptor 131-2-like; this translates as MTNISVIQRNTTQVASSNNLEIMNLALMGITLASFVFFSYFMAVMLSVYFTSNVARQEVRYVLFAHMLVNDAVYLFISLLLFLMVTYPNKFPVPICYIMVFVTSTTMKITPYNLAIMSLERYFAICFPLRYKEICTLHRMGIAIGIIWVIGVLPNIADFFVLILSMEKTFLHQSVICSRSSFIVVASVQNNIRLVSHASTFSLVGFIIIFTYIKIMMVAFKVDSGKSSASKAGRTVMLHAFQLLLCMMAYSYS